One stretch of Euphorbia lathyris chromosome 7, ddEupLath1.1, whole genome shotgun sequence DNA includes these proteins:
- the LOC136234809 gene encoding TORTIFOLIA1-like protein 2: MKSYAQMKAKGPSRFNAQQATFELKQKVVVALNKLADRDTCQIGADELEKTAQSLTADAIAPFLSCILDTDKEQKSAVRKECIRLLGVLVNYHQSLVGPYVTKMVATIVKRLRDPDSIVRDACVDTMGVLASKLSDDGDENGGAFVSLVRPLFEALGEQNKQMQSGSAWCLAKVIDNTHDPPVSILQRMLTRTIKLLKNPHFMAKPAVIELNRSIIQAGGAPSHNVLSAAMTSIQEALKNSDWATRKAASTALAEIASCGGSWLESFKSPCITSLESCRFDKVKPVRETVLHALQYWKGLPGSDTHEPSETGSSIKENFGRADYSDITSDSMRRDVTPGKAVADLAKRRVPLSVKRTCQNFQDSQHFKTDDWKIDIAVPKSHGVSLADIRNEESECSSVTKTLERFSSDVTSAPDVGCEYAPVDDEQDCSSVSNLDADNFETKFVTISQDSLEEGCLLKSTGRNQQSAESTVIQNSFQRPHGCCSQVANEMACIQKKLLEIENKQSNLMELLQVFSTGIMDSLSMLRSNVSSLEHEVDRISNAVLNGPRHSDSAISKLMKQNPSVSSPRLSTYTPRPSVEICNRQPSSFSAKKPDIWADNTFGRSRSINSAKQGTERLTNPAAKTNRIAIATKDMQKSSGDRASNMQFRSKVDASVASVLSNNARDNGPENYDCLWQRVKHFLCEGNLDSAYVEALSSADELVLIELLDRTGPVLENLSCKTVSDLLGTLASYLLERRFTNSIIPWLHQAMDLSAVHGPDCLVLSAKARREFLSAIQEAHNMEFSNPAERRSITQIAMRLSHLWGNSCR; this comes from the exons ATGAAGTCATATGCACAGATGAAAGCCAAAGGACCTTCTAGGTTTAATGCACAACAAGCGACTTTTGAGCTGAAACAGAAAGTGGTTGTTGCACTAAACAAGCTTGCAGATCGAGATACTTGTCAAATAGGTGCTGATGAGCTTGAGAAAACAGCTCAATCTTTAACTGCAGATGCGATTGCCCCGTTCCTATCCTGTATATTGGACACAGACAAAGAGCAAAAAAGTGCAGTTAGAAAAGAATGCATTAGGCTATTGGGTGTTCTGGTGAATTATCACCAAAGTCTTGTTGGCCCATATGTGACTAAGATGGTTGCTACCATTGTCAAGAGGCTTAGAGATCCAGACTCCATTGTGAGGGATGCTTGTGTTGATACAATGGGTGTTTTGGCTTCTAAATTGAGTGATGATGGAGATGAGAATGGTGGGGCCTTTGTGTCATTAGTCAGACCACTTTTTGAAGCTTTGGGTGAACAGAATAAGCAGATGCAGTCAGGCTCTGCATGGTGTCTTGCAAAAGTCATTGATAATACCCATGACCCTCCAGTCTCAATTTTGCAACGGATGCTGACTCGGACTATAAAATTGCTCAAGAATCCGCACTTCATGGCAAAACCAGCAGTGATTGAGTTGAACAGAAGTATTATTCAG GCAGGGGGTGCTCCATCACACAATGTTCTATCTGCAGCAATGACTAGTATCCAAGAAGCCCTTAAGAACAGTGACTGGGCTACTCGGAAAGCAGCTTCTACAGCTTTAGCAGAAATTGCTTCTTGTGGTGGATCTTGGTTGGAGTCATTCAAATCCCCCTGCATTACTTCTCTTGAATCGTGCCGTTTTGACAAG GTTAAACCAGTTAGGGAGACAGTACTGCATGCACTCCAATACTGGAAAGGTCTTCCAGGGTCTGATACTCATGAACCTTCCGAAACTGGATCTTCAATAAAAG AAAATTTTGGCAGAGCTGACTACAGCGATATTACTAGTGATTCTATGAGGAGGGATGTAACACCCGGAAAAGCTGTTGCAGACTTAGCTAAAAGAAGGGTTCCTCTTTCTGTtaaaagaacatgtcagaacttCCAGGATTCCCAGCATTTCAAAACAGATGACTGGAAAATTGATATTGCAGTCCCAAAATCCCATGGTGTTTCTTTAGCTGATATCCGCAATGAGGAATCTGAGTGTAGCTCTGTTACTAAGACATTAGAAAGGTTCAGCTCAGACGTTACAAGTGCACCAGATGTAGGGTGTGAATATGCACCAGTTGATGATGAGCAAGACTGCTCATCAGTGTCCAACCTAGATGCTGACAACTTTGAGACTAAGTTTGTGACAATTTCTCAGGACTCGCTTGAAGAGGGCTGTCTGCTGaagtcaacaggaagaaatCAACAGTCTGCAGAATCTACAGTGATACAGAATAGTTTTCAACGTCCTCATGGATGTTGTTCACAAGTAGCCAATGAGATGGCTTGCATTCAGAAAAAACTTTTGGAAATCGAAAACAAGCAGTCTAACTTAATGGAACTGCTCCAG GTGTTTTCAACTGGTATAATGGATAGTTTGTCAATGTTGAGGTCAAACGTGTCTTCTTTAGAGCATGAAGTTGATCGAATATCTAATGCTGTTCTGAATGGTCCTAGACATTCAGATTCAGCTATCTCCAAACTTATGAAGCAGAATCCAAGTGTTTCATCACCCAGACTCTCAACATACACACCAAGGCCATCTGTTGAAATTTGCAATAGGCAACCTTCATCTTTTTCTGCGAAGAAACCTGACATTTGGGCGGACAACACGTTTGGTAGAAGCCGATCAATCAATTCTGCTAAGCAGGGTACAGAGAGGTTGACAAATCCTGCAGCAAAGACCAATAGGATTGCAATAGCTACTAAGGACATGCAGAAAAGCTCTGGAGATAGAGCTTCAAACATGCAATTCAGAAGTAAAGTTGATGCTTCTGTTGCTTCAGTTTTAAGTAATAATGCCAGAGATAATGGTCCAGAGAACTATGATTGCTTGTGGCAACGTGTAAAACATTTTCTATGTGAAGGGAACCTGGATTCTGCATATGTTGAAGCTCTTTCTTCTGCTGATGAACTTGTTCTAATTGAACTTCTTGATAGAACAGGCCCTGTACTGGAAAATTTATCCTGCAAGACTGTCAGTGATCTCCTAGGCACCTTAGCATCTTACCTCTTGGAACGAAGGTTTACAAACTCTATAATCCCGTGGTTGCATCAGGCAA